A region of Centropristis striata isolate RG_2023a ecotype Rhode Island chromosome 17, C.striata_1.0, whole genome shotgun sequence DNA encodes the following proteins:
- the LOC131989167 gene encoding cytochrome b5 domain-containing protein 1 → MDGPGLRFFTPAEVSVHNTEADLWLSFLGRVVDLSPLMEQHRGDVLLLPIMEVAGRDISSWFDPETEDVLRFVDPVSCCLRYFTPRGRFVHVPPAGPRSDWVCDGGTPWWRDKRYQVGRLSSKTRWIRVVNTLTSQETLLQVCSEETLEQILQRYLIHNAHARSYTWKHAGAALDMSRTLADNHVPDDDHTLTQLRLDRDRFTPALLLHFNDDLTNG, encoded by the exons ATGGACGGACCCGGACTCCGGTTCTTCACCCCCGCGGAGGTCTCTGTTCACAACACCGAGGCCGACCTGTGGCTCTCCTTCCTGGGCAGAGTGGTCGACCTGAGCCCGCTGATGGAGCAGCACCGAG GAGACGTCCTCCTGTTACCCATCATGGAGGTCGCAGGAAGAGACATCAGCAGCTGGTTCGACCCTGAGACTGAAGAC GTCTTGAGGTTCGTGGACCCTGTGTCCTGCTGTCTCAGGTATTTCACCCCCAGAGGACGCTTCGTCCACGTCCCCCCCGCCGGTCCTCGCTCAGACTGGGTCTGTGATGGCGGGACGCCCTGGTGGAGGGACAAACGCTACCAGGTGGGACGCTTGTCCTCCAAAACCCGCTGGATCCGCGTGGTGAACACGCTGACGTCCCAGGAGACGCTGCTGCAG GTGTGTTCTGAGGAGACTCTGGAGCAGATCCTGCAGCGCTACCTGATCCACAACGCTCACGCCCGCAGCTACACCTGGAAGCATGCCGGCGCCGCACTGGACATGAGCCGCACGCTCGCCGACAACCACGTCCCCGACGACGACCACACGCTGACGCAGCTACGCCTCGACAGAGACCGCTTCACCCCCGCCCTCCTGCTGCACTTCAACGACGACCTCACTAAtggctga